The Camelus dromedarius isolate mCamDro1 chromosome 25, mCamDro1.pat, whole genome shotgun sequence genome has a segment encoding these proteins:
- the FGF23 gene encoding fibroblast growth factor 23: MLGAGLGLLVGTLCCAVRGYPNTSPLLGSSWGGLTHLYTASARSSYHLQIHTDGHVDGSPQQTIYSALTIRSEDAGFVVITGVMSRRYLCMDVRGNIFGSHHFSPESCRFRQRTLENGYDVYQSPQHRFLVSLGRAKRPFLPGTNPPPFSQFLSRRNEIPLLQLGTARPRRHTRSAPDGWDPLSVLKPRARAAPAPAPASCSGELPSAEDGGPAPSDPLGVLRGHRLDARAGPVGAERCRPFPGFA; this comes from the exons ATGCTGGGGGCCGGCCTCGGGCTCTTGGTTGGCACCCTGTGCTGTGCGGTCCGAGGGTACCCCAACACCTCCCCGCTGCTGGGCTCCAGCTGGGGCGGCCTGACCCACCTGTACACGGCCTCGGCCAGGAGCAGCTACCACCTGCAGATCCATACGGACGGCCACGTGGACGGCTCACCACAGCAGACCATCTACA GTGCCCTGACGATCAGATCAGAGGACGCGGGCTTTGTGGTGATAACAGGCGTGATGAGCAGGCGATACCTCTGCATGGACGTCAGAGGCAACATTTTTGGCTCA CATCACTTCAGCCCCGAGAGCTGCAGGTTCCGGCAGCGGACGCTGGAGAACGGCTACGACGTGTACCAGTCGCCGCAGCACCGCTTCCTGGTCAGCCTGGGCCGGGCCAAGAGGCCCTTCCTGCCGGGCACCAACCCGCCGCCGTTCTCGCAGTTCCTGTCGCGCAGGAACGAGATCCCGCTGCTGCAGCTCGGCACGGCGCGGCCCCGGCGCCACACGCGCAGCGCGCCCGACGGCTGGGACCCGCTGAGCGTGCTGAAGCCGCGCGCCCgcgccgcgcccgcgcccgcgcccgcgtcCTGCTCGGGGGAGCTGCCCAGCGCCGAGGACGGCGGCCCCGCGCCCAGCGACCCGCTGGGCGTGCTCCGGGGTCACCGGCTGGACGCGCGCGCCGGGCCGGTGGGCGCCGAGCGGTGCCGGCCCTTCCCCGGGTTCGCCTAG